Below is a genomic region from Brassica oleracea var. oleracea cultivar TO1000 chromosome C9, BOL, whole genome shotgun sequence.
AAGATATCACTCGACGATTCCACCGCCGGAGCTTCACCGGAGTTTCCATTAGGTTCAACGACAAACACGACCGGCGTAATCTACCAACATCTCAATCATGTAAAGACAGAGCAAAAGAAGACGAAACTCGTTCATGTCGATGAAGCGAATGATGTTGGGGTGATTGATCTTCCTCAAGAGGAAAATCTCCGACATGGCGATTTTCATGGCGTTCTCCTTGATAGCAGCCCCGGTTCCATCTACAAGATGCCTCCCTTCCCACACCACGGAAAACAAACACGACCGGCGTAATCAACCAATTGATCAAGAGATTTTTCAGACCAAAAGAAAAAATATTGATGAAACGGAAGAGAGAAGGCAAAAAGGAATAAGCCAATAATAAAAGGACACATATGGGGTTTTTACTGATTCTACATCCTCTCAATTAGGCAGCGGTTCTGTGTAATTATACCATTTTTGATTTATTTTTTTCCTTATTTTGCTTTAGAGCCTCAGCCTAAAACCCACCTTTGGAGATGGTCTAAGGTTTGTTATGCACAAGTTATCTAGTGATTGAACTGTGTGAGAAAATATTTGTTTATAGTGTGTTCAGCAAAAATGACTATTGAAATGAATCAAAGGTTTTAAAAAAAAAAAAATCTTGAAGGCACAACGAGTAGATTTTGATTCTTTGTGACAGTTATTTGAAATGATCTTAAGAAACTATTTTATATATCACGGTGCAGAAAAAACAGACATGAAATCTTTTATTTTTCTAGCCTTTTTCACTGAAAGATTCTTATATTAAACCATGGCGAAATTTGAAACAGAATACAAAGTCAACACAATCAGAAACGAAGCTCGAGAGTTTTACGAGAGCCTAATTCCACATAAGGGAGACACAAACCCCATCAAGAGAAAACATCTAAGCTGCACCATGAAACTACAAACGGAACCACAACCCATAGAAACTATAAAGCTGTACCATAAAGAACCAGACAAACATAGAGCTTAACCAAACCTGCGACAGCTGAGAAGGGTGCAAAACCGAAGGAGAGACGAGAGCGAGCAAGCCCAGCAGCAACACCAAACTAGAGCACTGAGGAGACCAAGAACACGAAGCTACAAAGAGGATCCATGAACTCCGACTCGGAAAACGCCAAGGAGGAACTCCAATCAAACACGCGGACACACCGGTCCATGTATAGCCATCTACAGCCACACACAGACACCTCCTCGCAAGATAAGATCGGAAGAACCAAACTAATGCGATGTCTTGAGCTCAATTCCAGAACCACACACATACATCAATGTAGCAAGAAGACATGTTTTGTTAAAAAAAAAAAGACGGGACTTCACTTGATTTTTTTTGGCGCCATTATTTCTTTGGGCTTTAGACTAGGCCTCAAATTGAGGCCCTCAATACTTTCAATTTTAACTTGATGTATAATCCCCAACTAGTCAGCTCTTACATTCTGATTACTTTTTAGTAATTTGGGTTATGAACTACATTGGAGCAAAGAATTGTTATTTTATTTAAATGATTTGATTTTGGCTAAATCACCACTCATAGGGAAGAATATTATCTAGATAACCTTTGGCTTAACTAAACCAATCTGTACTCTGTTTGCTGAATCATGCAAAATTCCCAAGATAATCCTCAATCTTGTGTAAGAGATTAAATAGATGATTTAAAGGCGGGAATCCAAATGATTTGTGCGCCATTACTAGTTAGCCTTTTAATAAGCCTGCGATTTGGGCCAATTATCCATTTTGACTAATGATCCCAAATCTTTTTAACTGACATATATTTCTGACTTGTGAGAGTATGCATGCATGCATGCAGTATTAATCAACTACAATTACATGAAGGAATGATTCATTATTAAATCATTTGATTTTGACTAGCATCTGAGTGATCAATGAGAAGTTGATATAACTCGTAAATAAATAAAAACAAATCGGTTTGAAATCTAAAACCATTTTCCCAATAAGATCCTTAAAACTTCTTTTTTATTTTTAAAATCCTTGATCTTGATTATAAGAAAAGCTAACAGTTCTTCACTGATAAGGGATCATGATCAACTGCTAAAGATTTCAAATCACACAAAAAGTTATTATATATTCACCATATTTACAGAAAACCACAAAAGATCAAATAGTAAACATCCAATGTCACTCTTCACTAAGCAATCAAGAAGTGATCTATAAAGCGTGTTGAGAATATTTACAGAAATCGAAAACATCATTCAGCACCTGAATCTGATGCCGAGCCCGTACTTGCAGTAGACGCACCCACGCTTCGTGAACTCTTTCGTCCCACGCTTCCTAATTCTGTCTCTCTTTACCTTCACGGTTCTTGATATCACCTCATCATAATGTTCATCATCGTACTCGTCCTCACATTGTTCCTCGTCCCCTTCGTCGCTGTTGACGTAACCCTCTATCTTGATTCCAAGAGAGTAACGCGACTTAACTCCACGAGGATAAACCGTCCTCAGGTTATCATCGGCGACGCCGAGATCAAGATTCGCGATGAGGACAATCTTCATGAGCGGGGAAGTAACCGAGGATGAGACGGAGGAGGTGAGACGGAGGAAGCGTGCGACGCGTTCACCAATGACATCTTTCGTGGGAGTCTGTGTGAGACGGAGGAAGAAGAAACGTCAGAGGAAATGACGTCATCGGAGAGGTTCACGACAGAGAAGGAATGGCCAGAGGAATCCCTTTTGTGGTGAGGAAGGAGAAGAATAGTCATTGATGGATCGTTCTTGAGGTTTTGGGTATTTGAGGATGTTTCGTTCAAAGGGAGGAGGAGGAAGTTAGCTTTTATACTTACACAGACGCACCGTCCTTTTATGTGTTGTTTACAACTTTCAACTCTGAGGTGATGAATATACTCTTTTTTTCTACGTACACAAATACACAATTACTTTAGTTACGAGATTATTTGTTAAATACCATTTTTCTGTTTATAAAACTTTGGAAGCAGCACATTTTAATACCAATCGAGAGAAAATGAATGCATTTATTTCAATTTCATAAGCAGAAGGTTTAATAAAGGCCGGCTTTTGTAAAAATTGTTGAGTATTTTGTAAAATATCATTAATAAAAAGTTAGAATACATTTTCTAATTTTTACTTGGGTTTAGGTTTAAGAGGTAGGATTAGGGTTAAGATTTTAGGATGTATTGATAAAAAAAAGATTTTAGGATGTAGTGTAATTTAATGTTTTGATCAATTCATAAATGCTATTTTGGAAATTTTTCTGTTTGAGTGTTATTTTTGTGATAAAAATTTAAAAATACTAGTTGTGAGATTACTCTGTTCAATATACAATATTCAATTTATAAAGGCCATGTTTTGTAAAAATGACTAAAAGCTCGTTTTTAGAAACTTTTAACCAAAAAATTAACTAAGAAAAGTCTTTTTTAATCTAAAACTGAAGGTTGTATGAACGTTTAGAGTAATGTGCATCTTTTACATTGTAATAATGTTTTGTATCACTTTCTCAACAAATAATAATAAGGTTTTGTATCACGACGCAAATCAAATATTAAATTGATTGAAGCGTTGTAAATAGAACAAAAAAAGAAGTCTCCATGACTACATGCATCACAATATTGTTTGCCAAAGGGACTTATCATTTGGCAAACTAATGGACACACACCGCAATAAGTCATAGTAACCAGCGGGGTTGGCCTGGTGGTGTTGAGAGAGCTTCGGCCTCAATACGCACCCGGGTTCGAACCGCTGGCCAGGCAATTGGGATATCTAATTCCTCATAGTACCAAATGGTCCGCCTCGCGCCGAGGGGTTGGCCCCTGGGGGTGGAAGTCCCTCCAGGTTAATCAAAAAAAAAAAAAAAAAAAAAAAGTCATAGTTGACACCAATGGCAAGATTATAAATCTGGTTCCATTTGATGAAAACAACTCTTCAGATCCTCTTCTAATTTTATTATAGTAGTCGACATATTTGTGCCACCACCAATGACAAGACAAACCAGTAATGATGAGGTTGGTGTAAATGGAAAAAGGAAGAAACCATTGGGACAGAAAACATTTTCACACATTTTCAATCTTTTGGTGTGAGTTCTTTTAGTACTTATGCATATGTTTTTGCTCTTGACCATATCAAGATCCTTCAGCATATTCTCCTGAAGTAAAGGCTCAGTGTGACAATGTATCCTTCCTGAGGGATTAGAATTTTCTAATCAGTTATGACAACCAAAAATAAAGAGAATCATTTAGAAGGCAGGGCTACTTCTGTGTATTGACACAAAAACTTTCGTTTTCCCTTGCCCCTTGAGAAGAAACAACAATAACACTTGAAGACGTCTCGGCGCTTTTAGGTTTCTCAGTTTAGATTCACCTTTTGCTACTTTTTGACAGCTCAGACGAGATGACAAGGGAGAAGGTAGCGGTATAATGGGTGAAGATCAAACAGTGAGGAGAAAGAGATTCATGAACTGTGGTGAAGATGAGCTTGAGCACATAGCTATCCTTGTGCTCACTTCTGAAAGAGTCCACGAGCTGAAGGTGCTGAGATCGTCTATTTGAAGAGCGTAGTATCAAGGAACAAAAAAAAATGGGGCATGGTTGTAACTTGAAAGCAACGAAGCCATCAAGATTAGAGAAAAATAATAATTATGAGATATTGAGATACTAGCTCTTTTTTGGTATGTCACAAAGATCAAAATCTTCTGCAGAGCTGCCATGGTTACTTAGTAATAAGAAGAAAAAAAACAGTGAGGAAATTTAGTAGTAAAAACTAACGATTCGTGGATTGAATATAATACTCGGGGTAAATTCAAAACCTGTTCTAGTAAGAATGATGATTAGCCCAAGAGATCACGAATACAATAACACTGTTTTTTTTTCCTCTTTTCCTCAGCCAGAAAAGAAAAAAAGAATATGACACTGAGGTTTCAAGTGAAAAAAATGGGAATCCACCAACATTTGTTTTGAGCATATAAGCGTCATAAGGGTTAGATTCAACTACATCATTATGCGAAGGACTGCGAGTCCCACTGCTGAAATGGAGACCAGTGTACCAATGCAGTATTTGATAACTTCGTATTTGGCCGCTTCTAGCTGAGCTCTCAATGCATGAATTTCCTGCAACAAACAAATAATCATGTGTTATCAAATCTTCCCAAGTTCAAAAACATGAAGAGAAGTTTATATGAGTAAAGGAGATAGCAATACTCTGTCAAGCTTGTTCGTGAGGTTTGTTGTTTCTGAATTCTGATTAGCTAGCTCATCACGTATCCGGCTGTAATTAACAAAGAGAATCACAATCATATTATACCATATAATTCAAAAACCTCACGCCCTCCACCAATGTAAGTGTTGGTAAAATGGTAATAGTCATGTGAGAAAATGTGGAAGTTTTCATACCCTCTTTCAAGATTCAAATCCAAACGTTGTCCAGCTGTTACCTTATCAATTTCATACCTGTTTCAACTTAAGATGCCTTAGTTTCAGATTGTTTAAAAGATATACCAAGATGACGTTGGGAATGTGAGAGAGGGTAGATAAAAATGAACAAAACCTTAGCTCGCTTCTCATCTTCTCTATATCCCCTCTTAGTTTTTCTGTCTCGCGTTGTAAAACGGTAAAATGATGCTCCTGCAAAACCAAGTGAAGAAAAGTTTTAACACAACATCATATGAAAAAGCTGCCTAAGACTCACAGAGAAAGAGAAGATAAAAACAGATTATCATGTGTTAAATTTATAAAGTCCCCATAAATCTTAGAATTGAAAAGTAACACAACCTCTCAAACTAGCCCATAATGAGAAGAAAGCATTCATAAAAGGGAGGACATGAAAATGTGAACGTACGTACTAATGAGCAACCCAGTATTGTAATCATAAACAAAAATATACATGAGGCAATGGTGTTTTAAATTGCGAGTTTTTCAATAGTAACAAATGTTTTGTATCAAACGACAATAGCAATTACAAACAACAAGTACTATATGCAAGATACTGAATGTATATGTCGTTGTTACCTGAGAGCTTTTGACTTCAGATTTAAATTTGGAGAGATTAGAATCTTGAATCATTTCAATCTGTACCCACACAGACACCAAGTAAGAAAAAAAAAAAAAAAAAAAGTTCGATTGCATTGCAAAAAGCAAACAAGAAACCTTCTGCATCTCAGCCTTGGAAACAAAGGACTCGGAGACATTCTCCAAGCTATCATTCAACACCTCAGTGATTGCAGAAGTAATGGCCTCAGCTTGTTTTGATGGTACACCTTGTGCTTCTAGACTCCTTACCTAAACCCTCAAACACACAAAAACAATTAAGATTCGTTGCTTCCATCAAACATGTTCTTTGATACTCTCTGCCTTAGCTTTTAGATCTAGGGTAACGTTACCAGAGCCAAGGTATCGACGAGGAAAGCACGCTTCCCATTGACTTTCGTGAGCTCCGAGATTTGCCTGAGCTGGAAGGGGCGACGATCAATTAAGCCGTAGGAGGAGGAGGAGCCCAAGCCTCGGGGTCTGGCGATTGAGAGCGCGGATTGAGCTCCTAGCAGAGCCAGGCGCTTCGACAAGTTCATCGATCACAAGGGGATTTTTTCTTCGCCGGAAAATGAAAATCGCGATTGATTGATTGATTGATTTTGAGAGTTGAGGAGAGGAAGAAGAGATTGAGGGAAGGGTTTCTTCTTCTTCCTTCCACTTGGGGGTTTGGTTTGATCTCGCGATGGATGTTAATTTACATACTTACCCTTTGACCAGGACCAGTATTCTAATAACCCGGTGATACCCAAAACGCGATCGTTTACTTACTTGCCCGCAAAGTCTTTTTCTTTCTTTTTTTCGTTTTTCCCTTCTTTAAACTTTTTTGATACTCCCACTATTTGCATAAATATTAAAAAAATTATTAATTTTTCCAAAAGTAGCATTCGATATTTAAATTAGGTGTGGTTAAACCAATTATAAATAAATATATATTATTTAATTGGTCACACTATACCCAATAAAAATAAAAATTATAAAATTATGAAAGCTACTTATATTTTGTAACAAACAAATTTTAATATTAAACAAAAACTGTTGAGTGTAATTCTTTATATATTAATTTGAAACCTACTCTTCTTTTGTTGTATAACGAAAGCTGAGGTACAATAATGATGTGCGGGTCAGGACCGTCAGGTCATGCGTTATGGCTAGTTACAAGGGTCACTGTCAAGAGGTTTGTGGGCTCAAGTGGTCAGGATCTGGTCAGCGGCGAGCTAGTGGTGGCAACGACAGTCTAGTACACATATGGGATCGTTCTAGCTCTACGCAGCATACATCTGCAGCTAAAGCTCTCGCTTGGTGTCCTTTCCAAAGCAATTTGCTTGCGTCTGGCGGTGGTGAAGAAGATAGGAAGATAAAGTTCTGGAACACTCAGACAGGGGCTTGCTTGAATTCGGTTGACACTGGTTCCTCCCAAGTTTCTTCTCTGTTATGGAGCAACAAAGGAAAGAGAGCTGCTTAGCTGACATGGGTCTCAGCTCACACTGTGGAAGTACCCATCGATGGTGAAAGTGGCTGAGCTTTCTGGTCATACATCAAGAGTTCTATCTATAACACAGTGTCCGGATGGTTGTACTTGTACTGTAGTCTCAAGCAGCAGGAGACGAGACACTGAGGTTTTGGAATGTTTTTGGAGTACCTGAAACCGTCAGAAAACCTGTTACAAAACCAGCTCGTGAGCCGTTTTCTCATGGGGCTCGTCTTCGATGAGACCGTGAAGGCTAGCCTACAAGGAAAGCCACTGATCGATAATTGATCGGATTAAAAGTTTAATTGTGTAATTTTGTCATCAGAGTTGCTAACTAAAAGGACGCTTAATGTAATAGAATGACAGAAGTTTTATCTTCTGTCACCACCTTTATTTGCAAGTCTTCGTTAGGCATTTTTGTGATCAATTCGTTGACTTCTCAAAAAGTTTTTCTCATCTTTCTTCTTTTGTTCTATACGTACATCTTTGGACAAAACTTGTTTGTTTGAGTGTGGAGCATTAGTTGTTGATAAAAAGGGGGTATGTTTGCTCTTCTTTGGTTTATATCATATAATGCGTCTGTTACGAAACAGAATAAGATGTTGTCAAACTTTATTATTATCTAAGAAAATCAAAGAAAACTTAACTTTTTTGTTTGAACAAAGCTTAGTAATATTTTAATACGAAACATGATGTATGGGGGTGAATTAAGACTTTCCTAAAGGGAGGTTTACTGATAGAAAACATATAGTTGGTCTAGCAAATACTATATGCAAGAGGGATATTCTCTACCACCATATTCACCACCACGACATTTCAGTACTAAGCTCTTAACCCCCAAAAACAAAGAAACATTTCAAGCTAATTCTGAGTGAAAGGCTCTCAACAAAAGACTCTTGTGCATAGTGTGTCTAAAACGCCTAAAACTGCTTTTTAGGATGCAGCAAACATCACCCAAAAACAGAAGGAGACTGAGAAAAGCTGGTTTAGTTGTGGAGGTAAGTGCAG
It encodes:
- the LOC106317687 gene encoding uncharacterized protein LOC106317687; its protein translation is MKIVLIANLDLGVADDNLRTVYPRGVKSRYSLGIKIEGYVNSDEGDEEQCEDEYDDEHYDEVISRTVKVKRDRIRKRGTKEFTKRGCVYCKYGLGIRFRC
- the LOC106315819 gene encoding protein FMP32, mitochondrial, translating into MNLSKRLALLGAQSALSIARPRGLGSSSSYGLIDRRPFQLRQISELTKVNGKRAFLVDTLALVRSLEAQGVPSKQAEAITSAITEVLNDSLENVSESFVSKAEMQKIEMIQDSNLSKFKSEVKSSQEHHFTVLQRETEKLRGDIEKMRSELRYEIDKVTAGQRLDLNLERGRIRDELANQNSETTNLTNKLDREIHALRAQLEAAKYEVIKYCIGTLVSISAVGLAVLRIMM